In one Chlamydia sp. BM-2023 genomic region, the following are encoded:
- a CDS encoding ATP-dependent Clp protease proteolytic subunit, producing MTLVPYVVEDTGRGERAMDIYSRLLKDRIVMIGQEITEPLANTVIAQLLFLMSEDPKKDIQIFINSPGGYITAGLAIYDTIRFLGCDVNTYCIGQAASMGALLLSAGTKGKRYALPHSRMMIHQPSGGIIGTSADIQLQAAEILTLKKHLANILSECTGQPVEKIIEDSERDFFMGAEDAISYGLIDKVVSSAKDTKDKDTVS from the coding sequence ATGACATTGGTGCCTTATGTGGTCGAGGATACAGGTCGTGGCGAACGCGCCATGGATATCTATTCGCGTCTTTTAAAAGATCGCATTGTAATGATTGGCCAAGAAATTACGGAACCACTTGCAAATACCGTCATTGCCCAATTACTTTTCCTAATGTCTGAAGATCCTAAAAAGGATATTCAAATTTTTATTAACTCCCCAGGCGGATATATCACAGCTGGATTGGCTATTTATGATACCATTCGTTTCTTGGGCTGCGATGTAAATACCTATTGCATAGGTCAAGCGGCATCTATGGGAGCCCTATTGCTCTCCGCAGGAACAAAAGGTAAGCGCTATGCTCTTCCTCATAGTCGAATGATGATTCACCAGCCTTCAGGAGGTATTATAGGAACCTCCGCGGATATTCAATTACAAGCAGCTGAAATCTTAACATTAAAAAAACACCTCGCGAACATTCTTTCCGAGTGTACTGGCCAACCTGTAGAAAAAATCATAGAAGATTCCGAAAGAGACTTCTTTATGGGAGCTGAGGATGCTATCTCCTATGGTCTAATTGATAAGGTTGTTTCTTCTGCAAAAGACACGAAAGATAAGGATACCGTCTCTTAG
- the tig gene encoding trigger factor, with product MSRNFSNEQFSVNLEEQPGCVVSAVVQTTPNLLEKLQKQAVKKLKKDVALPGFRKGKAPDETIISRYPNQVTKELNQLLIQSAYHALSNVGDRRPLSPKAIKSTSVVKADLNEGGQVDFTYEAFPVMPDISWEKLSLPEEAPAKDITDEEMEKGLLNIAYFFATKTPVTRPSQEGDFISLSLHVSKQDQEEVAPAAIFENKYFKLCEEEMTDSFRAKFVGISAGHRVTEVISSPEIQSFLNGDILTFTVNAVIEVVAPELDDEKARQLQAESLEDLQKKLRIQLENQAKDKQNQQRFIEAENALASIVNFDLPLSMLEERKDMLTREKLLNARLIQYCSDEELEKKKADLLKEAEEEAQKTLKLFFLANKIFTDEKLVISREELQYMMDVCSRERFGMQPPRDISNEVLQDLVMAARDRLTYHKALERVLSKAKELAAAPSA from the coding sequence GTGTCTCGAAATTTTTCTAACGAGCAATTTTCTGTTAATTTAGAAGAACAACCAGGATGTGTTGTTTCTGCTGTTGTGCAGACCACTCCGAACCTCCTAGAAAAACTTCAAAAACAGGCTGTAAAAAAACTCAAAAAAGATGTTGCACTTCCAGGGTTTCGCAAAGGCAAAGCCCCAGACGAAACAATTATTTCTCGTTACCCTAATCAAGTAACAAAAGAATTGAATCAATTATTGATTCAATCGGCATACCATGCCCTATCTAATGTAGGAGACCGAAGACCGCTCTCTCCAAAGGCTATTAAATCGACATCAGTAGTAAAAGCTGATTTAAACGAAGGTGGACAAGTAGATTTTACTTATGAAGCTTTCCCTGTAATGCCTGATATTTCTTGGGAAAAGCTATCTTTACCTGAAGAAGCTCCTGCAAAAGATATCACAGACGAAGAGATGGAAAAGGGATTACTCAACATCGCTTACTTCTTTGCGACAAAAACTCCTGTGACACGGCCCTCTCAAGAAGGGGATTTTATTTCTTTATCTCTTCATGTGTCCAAACAAGATCAAGAGGAAGTCGCTCCTGCAGCAATTTTTGAAAATAAATATTTCAAACTTTGCGAAGAAGAAATGACAGATTCTTTCAGAGCTAAATTTGTAGGCATTTCTGCAGGCCATCGTGTTACCGAAGTGATTTCTTCTCCAGAAATTCAATCTTTCCTCAACGGCGATATTTTAACATTCACTGTTAACGCAGTCATTGAAGTCGTTGCTCCGGAACTCGATGATGAAAAAGCTCGTCAGCTACAAGCAGAATCCTTAGAAGATCTTCAAAAAAAACTTCGCATTCAACTAGAAAATCAAGCAAAAGACAAACAGAATCAGCAGCGCTTTATTGAAGCAGAAAATGCTCTTGCAAGCATTGTAAACTTCGATCTTCCATTATCAATGTTGGAAGAACGTAAAGATATGCTAACTAGAGAAAAGCTCTTAAATGCTCGCTTAATTCAATACTGTTCCGATGAAGAACTCGAGAAGAAAAAAGCCGATTTATTAAAAGAAGCTGAAGAAGAAGCTCAAAAAACTTTAAAATTGTTTTTCCTTGCTAATAAGATTTTCACAGATGAAAAACTTGTGATTAGTCGTGAAGAGCTTCAATATATGATGGACGTATGTTCTAGAGAACGTTTTGGCATGCAGCCTCCTCGGGACATCTCTAATGAAGTTTTACAAGACCTAGTAATGGCCGCGCGTGATCGCTTAACTTACCATAAAGCTCTGGAAAGAGTTCTATCCAAAGCAAAAGAGTTGGCGGCTGCTCCCTCTGCGTAA